The genomic interval TCTCGTCGGGAGTCTCGGCGCGCACGGTCGTCACGCCCATGCCCTCCGCGATGGTCGCGAGCGAGAGCGGCGTCTCCGGCCAGTCGTAGGCGTCGAGGCCGTACGAGCGCTCGGCCTCCTCGGAGATGATGGCGTAGTCGCTGTTGTTGAACGCGACGAGAACGATGGGGAGGTTCTCGACCGCGGCGGTGTGGAGTTCGTGAATGCACATCATCAGGCCGCCGTCGCCGGAGAGCGCGAGCACGCCCTCGTCGGGGTTCGCGCGCGCCGCGCCGATGGCGGCGGGGAGGCCGGTTCCCATCGTCGCCCACGACCCCGGATTGACGTACGAGCGCGGGCCGTACGCCGGGAAGGAGACGAGCGTCCAGATGCGGAAGCCGCCCGCGTCCGCGGAGACGGGCGCGTCGCGGGGCGTGGCGTCGCGGACGGCCGAGAGCGCGGCGACGGACGGGAGCGGCGGCTGGGAGCGCTCGCGGAGGGCGGCCATCCGGTCGGCGTCGGCCTCCCGCACGGCTTGCGCGCGCGCCGCGCCCTCGCGGTTCTCGGTGCGTTCCAGGCGGCCCGCGAGACCGGCGAGCGCCGCGCCCGCGTCCGCGACGAGCGCCACCGCCGGCTCGTAGCCCGTCCCCACGTCCTCGGGGTCGAGCGTGACGTGCACCAGCGTCTCGGGCATCTCGACCGTCCACGAGCGGGTGGCGACCGCGTCGAAGTCCGTGCCGACGGCGAGCAGTGCGTCCGACTCCGCGAGCAGGGAGATGAGGTCGGGGCTCGCGCCGCCGCAGAGCACGCCCGCGGAGAGGTCGTGGTCTTCCGGAATCGTCCCCTTGCCCTTGTAGGTGGTGACGACGGGCGCGTCGAGGGGTTCCGCGACGCCGACGAGCGCGCCGGATGCGTCCGCGGAGCGCACGCCGCCGCCCGCGAGAATCACGGGAGCGTCGGCGTCGTTCAAGTGGTCGATGGCGTCCCCGAGCGCGGCCTCGTCCACGCCGTGAACGGACTCCGTCGCGTAGTCGCCGGGTTCGGCGAGCGTCACGTCCATCGGGAGGAAGTTCTTCGGGATGCCGACGCGCACGGGGCCCTTCGGCGGCGTTTGCGCGACAGCGATGGCGCGCTCGATTTCCGCGAGCGTGGCCTCGGGGTTCTCCACCAGGACGTTCTCCTTCACGACGTTGTCGTACGTGTCGGGCGGGGTCTCGTGGATGCCGTCGCCGCCGCGAATCTCGGGGTCGGTCTCGACGGCGAGGTGGAGGAGGGGCGTGCAGTCGTTGAGCGCGTTCTTCAGGCCGTTCATCGCGTTCATGTCGCCCGGACCGGGAACGACGCAGGTCGCCGCCATGTCGCCGGAGGTCTCGGCGTACCCCCACGCCTCGTGCGTGACCGCGGTCTCGTGGCGGGCGACGACGAAGTCGATGGCGTCGCTGTCGCCGATGGCGTCGTTCAACGGGAGGGTTTGCTTGCCGGGGATGCCGAACACCGTATCGATGCCGTGTGCGACCAATCGGTCGATGACGGCCTCGCTCACGCGCATACCGAGTGAGTCGCAGGGAGCGCAATAACTCTTGGTAGACCGGGCGAACCTTTAGAAGGACGTACACGAACGACCGTGTATGACCGACCACGACGTCTCGTTCCTCCGCGACCTCGACGTCGAGTGCTCGTTCACCGAGTCGCGCCGCGAGCAGTACGCCCGCGACGCCAGCCCCCACCACCCCTCGACGCCCGACGCGGTCGTCTGGCCGGAACGCACAGAGGAGGTCTCGGACGTGCTGTCCGCGGCGTACGAGCGCGGGGTGCCGGTGACGCCGTGGAGCGGCGGGAGCGGCCTCGAAGGGAACGCCATCCCAGTCGAGGGCGGTATCGTGCTCTCCACGAAGGAGATGACGTGGGTCGAGGCCGACCCGGACACGCTCACCGCGCGCGTCGGCCCCGGCGTCGTCTACGACGACCTGAACGAGGCGCTCGCCGGCGACGGCCTCCGCTTCCCGCCCGGCATCTCCAGCGGCGACGTGGCGACGATCGGCGGGATGATAGCGACGAACGCGAGCGGGTTCAACGCCGTCCGGTACGGCGAGACCCGCGACCACGTCCGCCGCATCGAAGCCGTCCTCCCCGACGGCGAGGTCGTGGAGGCCGGCCGGAACGTCGTCAAGACATCCTCGGGATACAGCATCACGGACTTGCTCGTCGGGAGCGAGGGCACGCTCGGCGTGGTGACGGACGCGACCATCGAACTCGCCGGCATCCCCGCCGAGAAGCGGGCGGCGCTCGTCGCGTTCGAGAGCGCGCGCGACGCCTGCCGCGCCGTCAGCGACGTCATCGGCGCGGGCGTGAAACCCGGCGCAATCGAGTTCATGGACGCGCACTCCATCGAACTCCTGAACGAGAACCGCGACGACCTCACGCTCCCCGAGCGCGCCACCCTCCTGCTCGAACTCCACGGGAACACGAGCGGCATCGACGAGGACTACGCGTTCGTCGAAGGCCTCTGCCGCGACCACAACGTCGTGGAGTGGACGGAACCCGGCGGCGCGATGGCGGACGTCTGGGAGGCGCGCCGGGAAGCCCTGCCTGCGGCGCGCGCGTACGACCCCGACCTCGACGTGGCCGTCATCGGCGACGTGGTCGTCCCCATCACGAACTACCCGGACATCGTGGAGCGCGCGCACGAACTCGCCGACGAGTACGACCTGCTCGTCCCGCTCGTCGGACACGCGGGCGACGGCAACCTCCACTACACGCCGCTCGTCGACCGGGAGGACGAAGACCACGTGATTCGCGCGATGGCGTACAACAACGAGGTCGTGCAGGCCGCCATCGAGATGGACGGCACCGCGACCGGCGAACACGGCGTCGGCATCGGAAAGCGCGGGTTCATGAGCGACGAACACGCGAACACCGTGGACGTGATGCGCGCCGTGAAGGACGCCATCGACCCGAAGGGCCTGCTCAACCCCGGGAAAGTCATCCCCGAAGAATGAGCACTGTAAAGCGAACCGGAGAGAATCCCTAACAACGCTGGGGAAGGTTTTTCGGGGTTCGCGGTGTGGGTCGCGGTATGAGTGACGCAGTCACGCTCGACGTGGAGGACGGTGTCGCGACCATCACGCTCGACCAGCCCGAGCGCCGGAACGCGCTCTCCCGCGAGATAACCGCGGGCCTGCGCGACCGCCTCGAACACGTCCGCGACGAGGTCGAGGACGCCCGCGCCGTCGTCGTGCAGGGGTCGGGCGGCGCGTTCAGCGCCGGCGGCGACATCGCCGCGATGAAAGAACGACTCAACTCCGACGAGTCGCTGGAGGAGGCCGTGAAGACGCTGGAGCGCACGACGAGCGAGACGCTCGCGCTCCTCGTGGAGTTCCCGCTCCCCACCATCGCGAAGGTGGACGGCCCCGCCGTGGGCGCGGGTGCGAACCTCGCCATCGCCTGCGACGTCCAGCTCGCCACCGAGGACGCGAGCATCGGGTTCGTGTTCCGGCAGGTCGGCCTCTCCGTGGACGCCGGCACGTCCTATCTCCTCCCGCGCGTCGTCGGGACGAACGTCGCGAAGGAACTCGTCTACACGGGCGAAATCATGGGCGCGGAGCGCGCACACGACCTCGGGCTGTTCAACCACGTCTACGGGAGCGACGAGTTCGACGCGAAGGCGGACGCGATGGTCGAACGCATCGCGTCCGGCCCGACAGCGGCGTTCCGGCACGCGAAACGCCTCATCGACGAAGGCTTCGAGAAGACCATCGACCAGGCGATGACGGACGAGGCAGTCGCGCAGGGCGTCGTCTTCGACACGTACGACCACGAAGAAGGCGTCCGCGCGTTCCTCGAAGACAGAGACCCCGAGTTCGAGGGGCGCTAACCCTCGAACTCGCGGCGCTCGTAGAACGCCTTCCCGCGCATCGTCATCACGACCTCGTCGTCCCCATTGAACATCGCGGTGTCCGTCGTGAGCAACCCCCGCCGGGGGTCGCTCTCAAGCGGCCGTTTCTCCGCGACTTCGAGGCGCACGGAGAGCGTGTCCCCGGGCCGAACGGGCTCCGTCCACTGAATCTCCTCCACGCCCGGCGACCCGAGGCTCGCCGCGTCGTCGTAGTGGTGTTCGACCATGAGCTTCATCCAGAGCGACGCCGTGTGCCAGCCGGACGCGATGAGACCGCCGAACGGCGACTCCTTCGCCGCCTCCTCGTCCACGTGGAACGGCTGCGGGTCGAACTGCTCCGCGAACTCCAGGATTTCCTCCTTCGTCACCGTGTACGACCCGAACTCCTCCACGTCGCCCACGTCGTAGTCCTCGTAGTACGTCACAGCGGCTCCTCCCCCTCGATGATGCGAACCGCGCGGTCAGCGAGCGCGGGCACGCGCTCCTCCATCAGCGGATACATCGGGTCGTCCGAGTTCCCCTCCAGGTAGCGCCGGTAGAACATCTCGCCCAGGCCGGCGAGCTTGTAGACGGCGAGCGCGCGGTAGAACCGCTCGTGCTCGAAGTCGAGGCCGGTCTGGTTCTCCCAGCGCTCCACGAGTTCGACCCGGGTCGGGTAGCCGTCGCGCTGCATGAACGTCGCCTCCAGTTCGGGGACGGCGGGCTCGGGGTCTTTCGCGTCCCGCCAGTAGGAGAGCATCCACCCGAGGTCGGCGCGCGGGTCGCCGAGCGTGCTCATCTCCCAGTCGAACACGCCCGTCAGTTCGGGGGGCGTGCCCGGCGCGTACAGGACGTTGTCGAGCTTGTAGTCCCCGTGGACGAGCGTGTGCGGGTGGTCGTCGGGACAGTGTTCGTCCAGCCAGTCCCCCACGCGGTCGAGTTTCGGAACCTCGCGGTCGTCCGCGGTGACCTCGAACGCCCACGAGAGCTGTTGCCCCCAGCGGTCGACCTGCCGACGCGTGTAGCCCGCGGGCCGCCCGAGTTCGCCGAGTCCGACCGCCTCGTAGTCCACGTCGTGGATGGCCGCGAGCGTGTCCACGAGTTCCTCGCCGACGCGCTGTCGGGACGCCGCGTTCGCGAACCGCTCGGGTTCGTCGTCGCGCAGCACGTCGCCGGGCACGCGCTCCATCACGTAGAAATCGCTCCCGATGACGGAATGGTCGTCGCACGCCGCGACCGTCGGTGGCACCGGCACGTCCGTGTCCTGGAGGGCGTCGATGACGCGGTACTCGCGGAGCACGTCGTGGGCGGTGTCCGCGGTCTCGCCCGGCGGCGGCCGGCGAATCACCAGGTCGCTGTCGCCCCACTCGACGAACAGCGTCTCGTTCGAGTGTCCTTCCGCGTGCCGCTCGACGTCGTAGGCGTCCGTCGGCCCGAGTTCGGATTCGAGGAACGCCCGCAGCGCGTCCTCGTCAACGAGCCGCGCGAAGTACGCCTCGCTCGCATCGTCTGGCATACCCGGGCGTTCTATCTCCTCGTACGAATAGGTATGGATGAGAATTACCGCTCGATGCAAAGTAGGACGAATCTTTTTACATTGTATTCACGAAGGGTGGGTATGGAGTACGACGATTCCGAGCGAGCGGTCGAGTTCGCCGAGAAGACCCGCGAGTTCGTGGACGAGGTCGTCATCCCCGTCGAGCGCGACGTGCTGGGCGGCGACCCCATCAGCGACGACCAACTGGACGCGCTCCGCGAGGAAGCCCGCGACTACGGCGTGTACGCGCCCCACCTCCCCGAGGAGTACGGCGGCCACGGCCTCAGCTACCGCGACATGCTCCCCGTCTTCGAGGAAGCCGGCCGCAGCCTCCTCGGCGCGCCCGCCATCAAGGTCGAAGCCCCCGACGAGGGCAACATGCACACCCTCGAAACCTTCGGCACCGAAGCCCAGAAGGAGGAGTACCTCCGACCGCTCGTCCAGGGCGAAATCCGGAGCGCGTTCTCGATGACCGAGCCGATTCAGGGCGGCGGGAGCGACCCGAAGATGATGGCTACCACGGCCGAGAAGGACGGCGACGAGTGGGTCATCAACGGCCACAAGTGGTGGACGACGCAGGGAACGGAAGCCGACGTGCTCATCGTCATGGCCGTCACCGACCCCGACGCCCACCCCTACGAGGGCTGTTCGCTCTTCCTCGTGGACGCGGACACGCCCGGCGTGAACGTCGTGCGCGACATCCCCCACACCGGCGGGAACGTCACCGGCATCGGCCACGCCGAAATCGAGTACGACGACGTGCGCGTCCCCGAAGACGCCCTGCTCGGCGAACTCAACGAAGGATTCAGTCACGCGCAAGCCCGCCTCGGCCCCGCCCGCCTCACCCACTGCATGCGGTACTCCGGCATGGCCCAACGCGCCCTCGACGTCGCGAAAGCCTACATCAGCGAACGCGAAGCATTCGGCGAACCCCTCAGCGAGAAACAAGCCCTCCGCTTCGAAATCGCGGACGCCGAAACCAACCTCCACGCCGCCCGCACCATGGTTCGCCACGCCGCCCGCCAAATCAACCAGGGGAACGAAGCCCGCATCCCCGTCGCCATGACCAAAGTGTTCGCCGCGAACACCTGCCAGAACGTCATCGACCAAGCCATCCAGATGTGCGGCGGAAACGGCATCGGCAAAGACCTCCCCCTCGCCGACTTCTACGAGAGCGTCCGCCAGTTCCGCATCGTCGACGGTGCCGACGAAGTCCACAAACGCGTCATCGCCCGCGACGCACTCAGCGACGCCGACGAACACGCGTTCGAACTCGAAGCCCTCACGCGCTTCTAGCCCACCTTTTTACTGCGGAGGGTTCGCTCCGCGAACCCCCGCTTGCAAAAACCTGGAGGAAAAAGACGCGAGCGCTCCGCGCTCGCGGGAACAGCGCGCCAGAGGCGCGCTGATGGCTCCGCTTCCGCACCGCCCCACACAGAGGTGAACGTTCAAATACGAGCGCGCGGCCAGCGGTGGGTGATGTACTGACGAGCGGCGGACGGGAGTCCGGTTCGGTGACGGCGACACGCTCCCGTGCGCGACGGCGCTGTCGCCTGCACGCCACTTTTCCCCGTGAACGCCTATCCGTGGATATGGACGAACGCGAGATAGCGCGGGTCGCGGCGCTGGTGCGGGACGCGGAGACCGTGGGCGTGCTCACGGGCGCGGGCGTCTCCACCGCGTCCGGCATCCCGAGTTTCCGCGGCGAGGACGGCATCTGGGGGAGCGAGTTCGACCCCCAGGACTTCCACCGTCGGCGGTTCGACCGCGACCCCGCCGGGTTCTGGCGCGACCGCCTCGACCTCCACGACGCGATGCGGCCCGACGGCGTCGAACCGAACGCCGCCCACCGCGCGCTCGCCGACCTCGAATCCGCGGGCGTGGTGGACGCCGTCGTCACCCAGAACACGGACGGCCTCCATCAGGACGCGGGGAGCGACCGCGTCATCGAACTCCACGGGAACGCCGAGCGCGTCGCGTGCGAGGACTGCGGGCGGCGGAGCGACGCGTCCGACGCGCGACGGCGCGCCGCGGACGGCGACCTCCCGCCGACCTGCGAGTGCGGCGGCGTCCTCAAACCCGACGTGGTGCTGTTCGGCGAACAACTCCCGCCGAAGGCGCTGCACGACGCCCGCGACCTCGCGGAGCGCAGTGACGCCTTCCTCGCGGTCGGCTCCTCGCTGACGGTCGACCCTGCGGCCTCGCTCCCGGCGACCGCCGCGCGAGACGGCAGTCTGGTCGTCGTGAATCTCGACGAGACGCGTGCCGACGACCGCGCCGAGGTCGTGCTGCGCGCGGACGTGACGGACGCGCTACCGGCGATAGCGGAACGCGTTCACGAGGCGTAGTGCGCCCGTGACGAGCGCGTACACCACCGCGTAGAGCACCGTGGGGAGCGCGACGAGCGCCGCGGCGAGCAGGGTGAGCGCGAACGCGACCAGTCCCGCGAGCAGGGAGAGGACGACGTGACTCACTGGGTCGCCGCGTTCCACGTTCTCGTGGAGGAACGGCCGGAGTTCGCGCCGCACTGGTCGAAGCAGGCGTTCGTGGAGCGCGGCGGCGACCGTGGACGGTTCGGGGAGCGTCATCGGTCACCCCGCACGCCGACGATGTCGAGCACGTCGCGCAGGTCGTCGATTCGGTGGCTCGCGTCGGGGCCGTCGGCGTTCGCACCGAAGGCGACGCCGCGGATGCCGTGGCGGGCGGCCCCGGCGACGTCGTGGTCGTAGCGGTCGCCCACCATCAGGGTTCGCTCGGGCGCGACCGGGCTCTTCGCGAGCGCTGTCTCGAACATCGCGTCGTCGGGCTTGGTACGACCGACGGCCTCGCTCGTCGTCACGTCGTCCACGTGGTCGAGCACGCCGAACAGGGAGAGGATGAACTCGCCTTCTTCCGTGTCCACGTCGCTCACGATACCCTGATAGACGCCGGCGTCCGCGAGCGCCGCGACGACCTCGCGCGTGTGCGGCGTCGGCCGCAGGTACCGCTGGGAGGTCTCGCGGAAGAGCGGGAACCACTCGTCGTCGGTGAGGTCGCGGCCGACGAGTTCGGCGAGCGCGAGCGCGTACGCCTCGCGCGCTGACTGGTAGGCGTTCCCGTCGCGTTCGCGGAACTGGCGGCCGACGACGCCGCGCCACTCTTCGAGCGCGGCGCGCGGGGCTACGTCGAGGCCGTGCGCGGCGACGAAGCGCTCCATGAACCGCGTGTGGGCTTCGCGCACCGAGTCCACGTCGAGCAGCACGCCACCGATGTCCCAGAAGACCGCGTCGTAGTCCATCTAGTACCACGTCATACCCGCGTCCACGTTAACGTCTTGGGCGGTGACGTGCCGGTGCTGGACGGCGAGTCGGTACGCGACGTCCGCGACTTCCTCCGGCGTCACCATCTCGTCGAGCATGAGGTCGCCGAGGTACTCATCCTGCTTCACGGCTTCGGGCGTGGTGCCGCGGGCGTCGGCCTGTTTCTCGATGACGGTCTCGATGCGGTCGCCCGCGACGGGGCCGGGACAGATGGTGTTCACGGTGACTCCGTCCGCGCCGAACTCGGCGGCGAGCGTGCGCCCGAGGCCGACGAGCCCGAGTTTGGACGCGGCGTACGGGCTTCGGTTCGGGTAGGGTCGCTTTCCGCCGACCGAGGAGACGTTGACGATGCTGCCGTCGTCGCTGTCGCGGAGCGCGCTCGCCGCGTGTTTCGCGCAGAGGAAGGGGCCGGTGAGGTTCGTCTCGATGGTTTCGCTCCACTCCTCGCGCTCGACGGTCTCGACCGGCTGTGTGGGGCCGGCGATTCCGGCGTTGTTCACGAGCACGTCGAGGCCGCCGTACTCGCTGAGAGTTGCGTCGATGGCTGATTCGACGCTCGCTTCGTCGGTCACGTCGCACTCGACGGCGAGCGCGTCCCCGAGTTCGTCGGCGAGTTGGGTCGTGTCGCTGCGCGCGGCGAGCGCGACCGCGTAGCCGTCCTCGGCGAACCGGCGCGCGATGGCTTCGCCGATACCCTGGCTCGCGCCGGTGACGAACGCGACGCCCTCACGCATCCTCGTCCACCAGTTTGAACTTCTGCACCTTCCCGCTCGCCGTCCGCGGCAGGTCGTCGACGAACTCGACCTCTCGGGGGTGTTTGTACTCCGCGAGGTTGTCGAGGCAGAACTCCCGGATGTCGTCCGCGGTCACGTCGGCGTCGGGCGTCCGCACGACGAACGCCTTCACCGTCTCGTTCCGACGGTCGTCGGGGATGCCGACGACGGCGGCGTCCGCCACGTCGGGGTGTTCGTAGAGGAGGGACTCGACCTCGCTCGGATAGACGTTGTAGCCCGCGGTGTTGATCATGTGCTTCTTCCGGTCGACTATCTCGTAGTAGTTCTCGGCGTCCCGGCGTGCGATGTCGCCGGTGCGGAAGTAGCCCTCGTCGGTGAACGCCGCGTCGGTCGCGTTCGGGAGGTCGTGGTAGCCCTTCATCACCTGGGGGCCGCGCACGAGGAGTTCGCCGGTCTCGCCGGGTTCGACCTCGTTCCCCGAGGAGTCCACGATCTTCGCGTCCGTCATCCGGAGCGGCTGGCCGATAGTGCCGGGTTTGTACCCGAACGACGACCCGACGCCGGTGTGGGTGGCGGCGGTGGTCTCGGTGAGGCCGTAGCCCTCGCTCATCGCGACGCCGGTGCGCTCCTCGAAGCGCTCCTGGACGGCGACGGGCATCTTCGCGCCGCCCTCGTTGACGGTGTCGAGCGAGGAGAGGTCGTACTCGCCGAACGACTCGTCGTTCACCATGTCCACGAACATCGTCGCGACGCCGATGAAGCTCGTAATCTCGTGCTCCTCGATTTCGCGCATGCAGGTCTCGGCGCTCCACTCCGCGGGGTTCCGGACGAACGCGGTGCCGCCCCGAACCAGCGTCTGCCACGTGGAGTGCGTGAAGCCCGTGATGTGGTAGAGCGGGAGGAAGACGAGTTCGCGTTGTTCCTCGGGCGGGAGGCCGGTGAACTGGAATCCGGAGAACGCCTGCGCGCGGAGGTTGCCGTGCGTGAGCAGCACACCCTTCGGCTGCCCGGTGGTTCCGGACGTGTACGGCTGCATCGCGGTCGTGTCGGTCTCGACATCGACGGTCACGGGGTCGCCGGACACCTCGTGGAACGCGGTCGTGTCCGCGGTGGATTCGCCGACGGTGAGCACGTCGGGGTCGGCGTCGATGTCGGCGGCGGCCTCGTGGACGTGTTCCGCGAGCGCTGGGTGGGTGACGACGACGCTCGCGTCGGTGTCGTCGAGCTGGTGCGCGAGTTCGCGGGCCTTGTACTGGGGGTTGACGGGGGAGACGACGACGCCGGCGCGGAGGCCGCCGAGGATGGTGGTGACGTACTCTGGGCAGTTCGGGAGGTAGAGGAGGAGTCGGTTGCCCTCGGTGTGCCCGCGGTCGTGGAGGCCGCCGGCGAACGCGCGGGAGCGCTCGTGGAGGTCGCTGAAGGTGAACGAGCGGGTCTCGCCCTCGATGGCGGTGGCGTCGGGTCGGTGGTCGGCCGTCGCGTCGAACAGCGCGGCGGCGTTCGCGTCCGCAACGCGCTGGAGGTAGTCGGGTACGTCCATGCCGTGCTATTTTGTAACATTTGCCATTATGTTAACGGTCGCTCCGGCGGACGCGGATTTATTACCGATGAACCGAAAACGGGTAGATGTCTTAACAATGGTAAGCAGATTCAGCGTGGCGGGCGACACCGCCATCGTCACCGGCGCGTCCTCCGGCATCGGTCGAGCAATCGCGGAACGGTTCGCCGCCGACGGCGCGAACGTCGTCGTCTGCTCGCGTGAACAGGAGAACGTCGACCCCGTCAGCGACCACATCAACGACGGCGACTACGAGGGAACCGCCCTCGCCGTCGAGTGCGACGTGACCGACCGGGACGCCGTGGACGCGCTCGTGCAGGCGACCGTCGAGGAGTTCGGGTCGGTGGACGTGCTCGTGAACAACGCGGGCGCGTCCTTCATGGCTCCCTTCGAGGACATCAGCGAGAACGGCTGGAAGACGATTGTGGACATCAACCTCACCGGCACCTATCACTGCACGCAGGCCGCCGGCGAGCACATGCGGGAGAACGGCGGCGGGCGCGTCGTGAACCTCGCGTCCGTCGCGGGCCAGCGCGGTAGCCCGATGATGAGTCACTACGGCGCGGCCAAAGCGGGCGTCATCAACCTCACCAAGACGCTGTCCTACGAGTGGTCGGGCGACGACGTTCGCGTGAACTGCATCGCGCCCGGGTTCGTCGCGACGCCCGGCGTCGAGTCCCAGATGGGCGTCAGCGCGGACAACATCGAGCGCGACGACGTGCAGCGACGCATCGGCACGAGCGAGGAAATCGCCGACCTCGCGCAGTTCCTCGCCAGCCCCGCGTCCTCGTACATCGTCGGTGAGACGGTGACCGCGGCGGGCGTCCCGCGCATCGAGGAGTCCCCCGAAATCTGATGGGATACTCGGGCGCGGACCTCTTCGTCGACACCCTCGAACAGTACGGCGTCCAGCACGTCTTCGGGAACCCGGGCACCACCGAACTTCCCGTGATGAAGGCGCTCGGGGACAGCGACCTCGACTACGTGCTCGGCCTCCACGAGGACGTGGCGGTCGGGATGGCGGCGGGGTACGCGACGACGCGGCGCTACCACGCGGACGACGACGAGTCCGTGCTCCCCGTCGGGGTGGCGAACCTGCACGTCGCGCCCGGACTGGCGCACGGCCTCGGGAACATCTACGGCGCGAGCGTCGCGGGCGCGCCGCTCGTCGTCACCGCTGGCAACCACTCCACGGAGTTCCGCCACGAGG from Salarchaeum japonicum carries:
- a CDS encoding SDR family NAD(P)-dependent oxidoreductase; translated protein: MVSRFSVAGDTAIVTGASSGIGRAIAERFAADGANVVVCSREQENVDPVSDHINDGDYEGTALAVECDVTDRDAVDALVQATVEEFGSVDVLVNNAGASFMAPFEDISENGWKTIVDINLTGTYHCTQAAGEHMRENGGGRVVNLASVAGQRGSPMMSHYGAAKAGVINLTKTLSYEWSGDDVRVNCIAPGFVATPGVESQMGVSADNIERDDVQRRIGTSEEIADLAQFLASPASSYIVGETVTAAGVPRIEESPEI
- a CDS encoding class I adenylate-forming enzyme family protein, with the translated sequence MDVPDYLQRVADANAAALFDATADHRPDATAIEGETRSFTFSDLHERSRAFAGGLHDRGHTEGNRLLLYLPNCPEYVTTILGGLRAGVVVSPVNPQYKARELAHQLDDTDASVVVTHPALAEHVHEAAADIDADPDVLTVGESTADTTAFHEVSGDPVTVDVETDTTAMQPYTSGTTGQPKGVLLTHGNLRAQAFSGFQFTGLPPEEQRELVFLPLYHITGFTHSTWQTLVRGGTAFVRNPAEWSAETCMREIEEHEITSFIGVATMFVDMVNDESFGEYDLSSLDTVNEGGAKMPVAVQERFEERTGVAMSEGYGLTETTAATHTGVGSSFGYKPGTIGQPLRMTDAKIVDSSGNEVEPGETGELLVRGPQVMKGYHDLPNATDAAFTDEGYFRTGDIARRDAENYYEIVDRKKHMINTAGYNVYPSEVESLLYEHPDVADAAVVGIPDDRRNETVKAFVVRTPDADVTADDIREFCLDNLAEYKHPREVEFVDDLPRTASGKVQKFKLVDEDA